The Microlunatus soli genome contains the following window.
CGACCTGACCGGCGATCGCCACCCGGCGCGGTTCCGATTGCAGCACCGTGCTCCCGTAGGCGTCTTGAGGTGAGCGGATACCGGGTCTGCCGGTCACCCGATCGATCTCCGGAGCCAGCCGATCCCGATCCCGACGCCGAGCGCGAGGCTCCGGTTGTCGAGGAATTGCAGCCGGTCATCAGCCCGATCGCGACGACCATGATCGCCACCGTCGCCGCGCGCCATCGTCGTACCACTACCAAACCCCCATGATTCGTCGTCTGCCGTCGGGCATCTCGCCCCGCTCTGTGAGAATTCCCTGCTGAGCAAGGGATGTTGCGGTGATCGACGCGACACGGTCGCCGACCTCCTCCGTCACAGACAGGTCGTCCAGCCGGTACCGCTGTCGTCCAGTGCCAGCCGCAGCGCTCGCTGCAATTCGCGTTCGTCGGCCGGCGGGTGCGGGAACGGGATGAACACCATCTGCCCGCCGAAGCCGCCGACCGTCTCCAGCTCGAAGCCGCCGCAATCGATGGCGCCGATCGAGGCGCCGGCCACCGCATCGTGCGGTACGCCGAGCAAACCGGCGCTGACCGCCCGCAGCTCATCGGCGTGATCGGCGTTCAGGTGCGCAGCGATCACGGCGCCGGCGGCGATGATCGGATCCGGACCGGCCATCGCATACTCGTCGACGGTGATCGGGTGATACTCCGTCTCACCCGGAAGCCGGATCGCCGCGGTCACCACATGGAACCCGATGAGTCGGGTGATCCGCCGACTGACGCAGTGGGAACAGTCCTGGTGATCCCGCCTGATCGCTTCGATCTTGGGTACCGCCTCGGTGTCGGCCAACGGCCAGAACTGACCGACCAGCCGGACGAGTCCGAGCCGGGGGTGCAGACCCATCTCGATCCGCCCGCAACCGGCGAACAGCAGCTCATCGGCCACCTCGTCGTCGGTCAACAGGATCGGGGAGCCGCATTCCTGGTAGTAGAGCGCTGTTCCGGCCTCGTCTCCGGCAGCCCAGGCCAGTGTCGAGCTTGCGGACAGGGCCGAGCGCGCGCGTTCGGCGAACGACAGCTGAATCAGACGGCTACCCACGGAACTGACCACGAAGGTAGGTTAGCCTTACCTCACGGATTATGGAACCCCGGACACGCGGAGTGCGGTGTGCCCGAGGGAAGACGCTTCGCTACGCTGTGCGAACACGTCAGGGAAGGCCGGTGAGAGTCCGGAGCTGCCCCGCAACTGTGAGACCCGGATCGGGTCGAAGCCAGATACCTGCCGTGTGAAGTACCCAACGGTCACGACTACGCGGGTGGTCCGGTCCGAACTCAGCGCATCCTCCGGGATGCGCTGCCGTCCGGTTCCTCCCCGTCGCGTGCCCCGTCGCGAGGGGAGACACAGAAACGTGGACGCAGACACCGCGGATCACGGACGGTCGATCGGCCGCCGAGGTCTGTTGGCCGGGACGGCTGCTGTGGCAGGGGGAGTGCTGCTGCCCGGCTGCTCGAACGGAACCCCCACCAGGGCCACCCGGGGTGCAGGGAATTCCACCATTGCCGAGTTCACCGCCCTGTACGAGGGTGCGGGTGCCAGTGAGGTGATCGATCCCGGCGTCGGGACCATGTTCATCGACGAAGCCCGGGCCAAACACCTGTACGACGGGCTGTTCGAGGTCGACTCGACGATGACACCGGTACCGCGGCTTGCCGAGTCGGCCGAGCCGAATGCCGACGGCTCTCGGTGGCGGCTCAAGCTCCGCGACGCGCGTTGGCACGACGGCAGTCCCTTCACTTCCGCCGATGTGCTGTACACCCTGCGCCGGATCCTCGGACGCCAACACCAGGCCAAGTCGTTCGTGGCGGCGAGCACCCTGGCGGCGATCGATCCGGGAGCGTGCCGGGCCATCGGCGAGCGGACGGTCGAACTGGTGCTCACCTCGCCCTCCTTCGATCTCCCCGCGATGTTGACCTCGTACGGGACCAGGATCGTCCGTGATCGGACCAGCCGTTTCGATCATCCGATCGGGACCGGGCCGTTCCGGTTCGTCTCGTTCGCCGCCGGCAGAGAGCTGACGGCCGAGGCCAACGACGACTACTGGGACGGCAAGCCGCGGATCCGGACCCTACGCATCCTGAGCACCGATCAGTCCTCGCGTCCCGCCGCTGTCCAGAGTGGCCAGGCGGACTTCGCCGATGCATTGTCGCCGTCGGCGGCTCAGGAGCTGCGCCGCCGCGATGATCTTGAGGTAGCCGCGACTGCCAACAGCGGCATCGTCTACTTCGCGATGAAGACCGACCGAGCGCCCTTCGACCATCCCGACGTCCGCCGCGCGATGATGCACCTGGTGGACCGCGAGGAGTTGATCAAGGTCGCTCTGCAGGGACAGGGTGAGCTGTCGAACGACGTCTTCGGCCGCGGCTACCGCTACTACGCCGACGACCTGCCGATGCACCAACACGACCCGGACCGAGCCCGCGGGTTGCTGCGTCGCGCCGGGATGCGGGGGCTTCGGTTCGATCTGTTCGTCGCGCCGGTGGCCGGTGGGTTCGTCGAGGCTGCTCGACTGTTCGCTGCTCAGGCTGCCAAGGTCGGGGTGACCGTCGAGGTGAAGGTCGGCTCGAAGGACACCTACTACACCGAGGTGCTGACCAAGGGGGCGATGGTGATGGGACAGTCCGGCCCGTTGGCGATCCCGTACCACTTCGGGTCCCGACTGCTCAGCGATGCACCGAAGAACGTCACCCGGTGGAAGGACCCGGAGTTCGATCGGATCTATCAGCACGCGCAGCAGACCTCGTCCGACACCGAACGGGCCCGGTCCTACCACCGGTTGCACGAGATCCTCCACGACCGTGGCGGCTACATCTTCTGGGCCACCACACCCTGGTTGACCGCGGCCCGGAAGGGGTATCGCAACATCCCCGCCGCCGTTCCCAATGCGCTCGACTGGGCTCGTTTCGACAAGGTGGCGCCACGATGATCATTGCCCCGTGACGATCCCGTCGAACAGGTCGGTGCACCGTTGGGTACTGCGGCGGGCCGTGATCGCGGTGCTGCAGGTGCTGGTGCTGCTGATGCTGATCTTCGGACTGTCGGTGTTGTTGCCCGGCGATGCCGCGGACGTCCAGAGCAGTGATCTGACGACATCGGTCCAACGGGAGACGACGCGCCGGCTGCTCGGGCTGGACGTCTCGCCGGTGTTGCGCTTCGCCAGCTGGCTCGGTCGTCTCCTGCATGGCGACCTCGGAATCTCTTATGCGCAAGGAATTCCGGTCAGTCAGGTGATCGGCCTCCCGTTGGCAGAGTCTGCGCTGCTGGCGTTCCTGGCGACGGTGCTGCTGGTACCGATCGGCGGCCTCCTGGGCTTCCTCGGCGGGTTGCGGCCCGGCGGCTTGCCGGACCGGCTGATCACCACGGTGGCGGTGCTGCTCGATGCCATCCCCGAGTTCGTGCTGGCCGTCCTGCTGGTGTCCTGGCTCGCCGTCGGTGCCGGACTCGTCCCGGCGACGGCGATCGGTGTCGATCTTGCCGGGCTGATCACTCGGCCGATCTACCTGGTGCTGCCGTTGCTGATCATCACCGCGCGGACGGCGGCCCCGGTCGTACGCCTGGTGCGGGCCGGGGTGATCGACGTGATGGACCGTCCCTACATCCGCCAGGCGGCCCGGCTCGGTGTGACGCGGTGGTCACTGCTGGTTCGGCACGTCGCCCCGAACGCCCTCGGACCGGCGATCCAGGATCTGGCGCGGACCGGCAGCGGCCTGCTCGGCGGTGTCCTCGTGGTGGAGGCGATCTTCGTGCTGCCGGGGATCGCCACCACGACGATGGACGCGATCTCCACCCGTGATCAGCCGGTCCTGATGGCAGTGATGTTGATCATCGGATCGGTGTCCATCATGATCAATACGGTGGTTGATCTGATCGGCCGCCGCTTGGTGCCGGCAGGGGAGCTCGTCGGATGAGGGTCGGCGTTCGGTTGCGCCCGGTGGCGTACGGCGTGATGGTTGCGATCCCGGTGCTGGTGGCGGTGCTCGGTCCGTTGCTGGCCGGGCAGGCACCGCAGACCAGTCAGTCACCGTTCGGTCCATCGACCTGGTCACCGTTCGGCACCGACCGGTTGGGGCGCGATGTGCTCGCCGCGGCGCTGCTGGGTGGCCAGTCGCTGGTCCTGGTGACCGGAGCGACGGTGCTGGCCGGCTATCTGGTGGGCGGTCTGCTCGGGCTGCTCGCGGCGGCGAGCAACCGAGCCTGGCTGGAGGACGTGATCATGCGTCCGCTGGACGTGCTGCTCTGCCTGCCGGCTCTGCTGCTGGTGATGGTCGCCGCGTTGCGCACGGACGGGTCGACGGTGCTGGTCGCGGTGGCCGTCGGCGGCACCCTGGTGGCGCCGATCGCCCGCTTCGTCCGGATGGCCGCACGGGGTGTCGTCCGGGGGCCGGTGATGGAAGCGTTGCGGATGCAGGGTGCGGGTCCGGTCCGCCGCTACGGAGGCTATGCATTGATCGAGATCGCCCGGCCCGTCGCTGCCGACGTCGGTGTCCGATTCGCCGCCGCGACCTACGTGCTCGCCTCGGCGAACTTCCTCGGCCTGGGTTTCGACACCACGTCAACCGACTGGGCAGTTGCGGTCGCGGCCAACAAGGACGGCTTGTCCGCGGCGCCGTGGTCGGTCTATCTGCCGGCCGGCCTGATCGTCCTGCTGGTGCTCGGCGTCAATCTGCTGTCCGACGAGCTGCTCGCCGATCCGCGGCGGTTGGCGATCCGGGAGGCGTTGCGGGCCGTGGACGATCCGGTGCGTTCGGTGATCCGGTGATCAACATCGCGCAGGATGACGTCGCGGCGGCCCTGCTGTCCGCCACCGGACTCGGGGTCTCGGTCGGGGAGCGGTGGTTGCTGCGGGATGTCGATCTTGTGCTGCAGCCAGGCCGGGCCGTCGTCGTCTTCGGACCGTCCGGTGCCGGGAAATCGACGCTGGCCAAGGCGGTCGCCGGGGTCGAGATGCCCGGCCGGCGGGTGGTCGGTCGGCTCCAGCAGCGAGACGGGCAGCCGGTCAGAGTGGGCTATCTGCCCCAAGATGCCGCCCAGACACTGAATCCGGCCCGCCGGATCGGCCCGGCACTGACCGAACTGGTGGCACTGCGTCCCGGGCGCACGAGGAGACGATCCCGGCGCACCGAGAGGCGATTGCGACGCGCCGACGTCAAGGCGGTGCTGGCCCGCGCGGCGTTCGAAGCGGCCGACGGCTTGTTGGATCGGTTCCCGCACGAGTTCTCCGGTGGTCAACGGACCCGACTCGCGCTGGCTCAGGTGCTGGCCGTCGACCCCGACCTGCTGGTGCTGGACGAACCGACAGCCGGGCTGGACGCGGTCAGTAGGGCGGAGCTGATAAACGTGCTCTGTGGCCTTCGGGATGCCGGCCAGTCGATCTTGGTGGTCAGCCACGATCGGTACGTGGTGCAGCGGCTCGCCGATCACACGCTGTCCGTACGAGACGGCCGGGTCAGTCGTACCGAGTCGATCGCGGTCGTTGGAGCCGATCGGGATGACCGCGTGCTCGCACCGTGCCGCGCTTCGAGGGATCGGTTGCAGGTCAGCGATCTGAGCGTCCGATTCGGCGGCAGCACCGTGCTGTCCGACCTGACGATGTCGATCGCCGAGGGGGAGCAGCTGGCACTGGTCGGCCGATCCGGCGCGGGGAAGTCGACGCTCGGCCGGGTGCTCGCCGGACTGACCCGCCCGACCAGCGGCGTCGTCGCCTGGGACGGTACGCCGTTGCGGCCGTTGAGCCGCCGGAGTCGACGGCGGATCGCTCAGATCCAGTACGTCTGGCAGGAAGCGGACGCCTCCTTCGATCCGCGCCGGACCATCCTCGATCAGGTTGCGGCGACGGCGGTCCGGCTGCGACGTTTGCCCGTTGTCGAGGCGCGGTCCGAGGCCGCCGCGGTGCTCACCGAGCTCGCCCTGAGCCCGGCCGAGATCCGACGGCGACCGGGGCAGCTTTCCGGTGGCCAGCTCCGCCGAGCAGCGTTGGCGCGTGCCCTGCTGGCGCGGCCGGACCTGCTGATCTGCGACGAGATCGGCACCGGTCTCGATCCCGCGCTGGCCGAGGTGATCTACCGGACCGTCGACCGCTATCGCCGGGACAGCGGAGCGAGCGTGCTCGCGATCGGCCATGATCTGAGCGATCAGCTGCGGCACGCCGACCGGATCGCGCTCATGGACGGCGGCCGGATCGTCGAGGTCCGCACCGTCGAGGATCAAGGACCCGGGTCGCCGCCGATGCGCGAGCTCCTGACGGCGGCCCGCCCATGAAGTCTCAGGACATCGGTACCACTTCTGCCGGTCCCGCCGATCGGCACACCGCGCGAAGTTCGGACACTCGTCCACTTTTCGCTGCGTGACCGTTGGCGTACTGCGCGAAGTTCGGACACTCGTCCACAATTCCCGGACCCGCCGTCGGCTCAGGCCGCTCGGCTGACCTCGGCCGCTCGCCGCCGTGCCTTCACGTACTTCCTGATCACCGGTTCGGCCAATCGTGGTGCGAGTGGTCCGACGACGGCGAGGATCAACACGTACGCAGCGGTGAAGGGAGCCAGTTCCGGCACCACTGCGGACCCGACCAGGCCGGCGATGATGATCGAGAACTCGCCGCGGGGCACCAGATCGGCGCCGGCCCGGATGCGACCGGGCACACCGACGCCGGCACGTCTCCCGGCGACCCAGCCGGTCCCGAGCTTGGTCGCTACCCCGACCACCGCCAACGCCACGGCCGGCAGTAACACAGCCGGCAGCTGCCGCGGATCGGTGGACAGGCCGAAGAAGACGAAGAAGGTCGCGGCGAAGATGTCCCGCAGTGGCTCCAGGATCCGGTGGATCCGTTCGGCCACGTCGGAGGACAGTGCGATCCCGAGCAGGAAGGCTCCGACCGCGGCGGACACGTGGACAGCCTCCGCGGCGCCGGCGACCAGCAGCGCCAACCCGACCAACCGCAGCAACAGCACTTCGTTGGAACGGGAAACCACCAGCTTGGTCACCACCGGACCGAATCGGACCGCGATGAACAGCACCGCACCCAACACCGCCAGGGCGACCAATACCGAGGTCAGGGCGGACAGGCCACCGGCCGATGCCGCCAACGCGGTCAGGATCGGCAGATAGACCGCCATCGCGAGATCTTCCAGCACCAGCACGCCCAGTACCGCCGGGGTCTCGCGGTTGCCGAGTCGGCCGAGATCGGTCAGCACCTTGGAGATGATCCCGGACGAGCTGACCGCGGTGATGCCGAACATCGCCACAGCCTCGGTGACACCCCAGCCCATCAGGACGGCGAACAGCGCGCCGGGGAGTCCGTTCAGCAGCAGGTCGACCAGCCCGGACGGCGCCTGGGTGCGCAGATTGGACAGCAGATCGTCGGCGCTGTACTCCAGCCCGATCATCAACAGCAGCAGGATCACGCCGATCTGGGCGCCGGTGGAGAAGAAACCCTCCGGCGCCGAGATCGGCAGCAGACCTCCGTAGCCGAAGGCCAGCCCGGCGATCAGGTAGAGCGGAATCGGGGAGAGTCCGAATCGACTGGCCAGCCGGGCCAACAAGCCGAGCGCGAACAGCACAGCACCCAGCTCCAGGAAGAGCCGGGCGAGGTTGTCCAGGTGCACGCGTCAGCTCGGATTCAGAATCGCGTCGGCGGCTTTCACCCCGTCGTCGGTGCCGACGACGATGACCTTGTCCCCGGCGTGGAAACCGTAGTCCGGGCGGGGCGACAGCTCGACCCCGTCGCGGCGTACGACAGCAACGATCGAAACCCCGGTCCGGGTGCGGATCTCCGCATCACCCAAGGTCCGTTCGACGAACGGTGATTCGGGACCGATCGTGATCCCGGCCGTCGCCAGCCCCTCGATCTGCTCCCGCAGTCGGCTGAGCCGTTCGATCACTCGCGGTGCGCCGAGCAACTCGGCCAGCACACTGGCCTCCTCGGCATCCATCTCGACGCTGACCTTGACCGAATCAGGGTCCTCGTCGTCGTAGACGATCAATTGCCGCTCGCCGGATTTCTTCGACAACACCCCGACCCGCTTGCCGTTCAGGCAGGCGAAGTCGCGACGCAGCCCGACGCCGGGCAGCTTGACCTCTTCGACCTCCATGGCCGTTCACCTCCGCCAGTGTTCAACCATCGGAGCCTAGTCGCTGTTCCCGCTGCGACCCGTACGGGGTCAGGACCGCCCCCGGCCCGCGGGTCGGGCGGTGAAGGCGAGATGGAAGATCGTCGACGCCGCGCCGATCGCCGCCGCGTTGCTCCCGAGCCGGGAATCGGTGACCCGGACCTGGCGGGCATCATGAGCGGTCGGCCAGCTGTTGACGGCATGCTCGACCGCGCCCCGAATGGTCGGGCGAAGTTCCGGTTCGTAGAGCGGGCCACCGATCACGACCAACGGCAGATCGAGCAGGTCGACCAACGCCGTCGCGCCGCGGGCGATCACGCCGGCGATCTGCTGTGCTGCCTCGACTGCGGCGGTGTCACCGGACCCGACGGCGGCGCACAGATCGTGATAGTTGTCGGGGCCGCGGTAGCCGTGCTCGGCGGCGATCGCCGGCAGGGCCAGTGCCGGATTGCATTCCCGTACCAGGCGTGGTCGGCCGTTCTCGTCGAGCTCGCCGATGGCGACCGCACAGAGCTGACCGAATTCGCCGGCGTTGGCACTGACACCCCGGTGAGCCTCGCCCTGAATGATGAGACCGGAGCCGACTCCGGTCCCGATGTAGAGATAGGCCATGTTGTCGTGCAGCGAACTGCGACCGATCCACCGTTCGCCGATCGCTGCTGCCGTCCCGTCCTTCTCCACCACGACCGGACAGCCCAGCTCCGCAGCCAGTTGCGCCCTGAGCGGCAGGTTGCGCCAACGCGGTTGCAGCGGGAGGTTGCCGAAACCACCGTCCTGCGTGATCGGACCGGGGACGGCCAGCCCGACACCGAGGAAGTTCTCCAATGTCGAGGCACGGCGAATCTCGGTCACCAGGTCGGCGATTGCGCCGACAAGATCATCCGGGCCGCAATCACTCGGCAGTTCGCGGCTCGCGTGCCGCGTCACGTCGCCCTCCAGATCGGCCAGCACGACGGTCACCAGCTCCGGATCGACCAACACCCCGGCGGCGTGGGCGGCGGTGGACCGCAGCCGGACCGG
Protein-coding sequences here:
- a CDS encoding DUF2470 domain-containing protein, which produces MVSSVGSRLIQLSFAERARSALSASSTLAWAAGDEAGTALYYQECGSPILLTDDEVADELLFAGCGRIEMGLHPRLGLVRLVGQFWPLADTEAVPKIEAIRRDHQDCSHCVSRRITRLIGFHVVTAAIRLPGETEYHPITVDEYAMAGPDPIIAAGAVIAAHLNADHADELRAVSAGLLGVPHDAVAGASIGAIDCGGFELETVGGFGGQMVFIPFPHPPADERELQRALRLALDDSGTGWTTCL
- a CDS encoding ABC transporter substrate-binding protein — protein: MDADTADHGRSIGRRGLLAGTAAVAGGVLLPGCSNGTPTRATRGAGNSTIAEFTALYEGAGASEVIDPGVGTMFIDEARAKHLYDGLFEVDSTMTPVPRLAESAEPNADGSRWRLKLRDARWHDGSPFTSADVLYTLRRILGRQHQAKSFVAASTLAAIDPGACRAIGERTVELVLTSPSFDLPAMLTSYGTRIVRDRTSRFDHPIGTGPFRFVSFAAGRELTAEANDDYWDGKPRIRTLRILSTDQSSRPAAVQSGQADFADALSPSAAQELRRRDDLEVAATANSGIVYFAMKTDRAPFDHPDVRRAMMHLVDREELIKVALQGQGELSNDVFGRGYRYYADDLPMHQHDPDRARGLLRRAGMRGLRFDLFVAPVAGGFVEAARLFAAQAAKVGVTVEVKVGSKDTYYTEVLTKGAMVMGQSGPLAIPYHFGSRLLSDAPKNVTRWKDPEFDRIYQHAQQTSSDTERARSYHRLHEILHDRGGYIFWATTPWLTAARKGYRNIPAAVPNALDWARFDKVAPR
- a CDS encoding ABC transporter permease, with the translated sequence MTIPSNRSVHRWVLRRAVIAVLQVLVLLMLIFGLSVLLPGDAADVQSSDLTTSVQRETTRRLLGLDVSPVLRFASWLGRLLHGDLGISYAQGIPVSQVIGLPLAESALLAFLATVLLVPIGGLLGFLGGLRPGGLPDRLITTVAVLLDAIPEFVLAVLLVSWLAVGAGLVPATAIGVDLAGLITRPIYLVLPLLIITARTAAPVVRLVRAGVIDVMDRPYIRQAARLGVTRWSLLVRHVAPNALGPAIQDLARTGSGLLGGVLVVEAIFVLPGIATTTMDAISTRDQPVLMAVMLIIGSVSIMINTVVDLIGRRLVPAGELVG
- a CDS encoding ABC transporter permease subunit, with amino-acid sequence MRVGVRLRPVAYGVMVAIPVLVAVLGPLLAGQAPQTSQSPFGPSTWSPFGTDRLGRDVLAAALLGGQSLVLVTGATVLAGYLVGGLLGLLAAASNRAWLEDVIMRPLDVLLCLPALLLVMVAALRTDGSTVLVAVAVGGTLVAPIARFVRMAARGVVRGPVMEALRMQGAGPVRRYGGYALIEIARPVAADVGVRFAAATYVLASANFLGLGFDTTSTDWAVAVAANKDGLSAAPWSVYLPAGLIVLLVLGVNLLSDELLADPRRLAIREALRAVDDPVRSVIR
- a CDS encoding ABC transporter ATP-binding protein; the protein is MINIAQDDVAAALLSATGLGVSVGERWLLRDVDLVLQPGRAVVVFGPSGAGKSTLAKAVAGVEMPGRRVVGRLQQRDGQPVRVGYLPQDAAQTLNPARRIGPALTELVALRPGRTRRRSRRTERRLRRADVKAVLARAAFEAADGLLDRFPHEFSGGQRTRLALAQVLAVDPDLLVLDEPTAGLDAVSRAELINVLCGLRDAGQSILVVSHDRYVVQRLADHTLSVRDGRVSRTESIAVVGADRDDRVLAPCRASRDRLQVSDLSVRFGGSTVLSDLTMSIAEGEQLALVGRSGAGKSTLGRVLAGLTRPTSGVVAWDGTPLRPLSRRSRRRIAQIQYVWQEADASFDPRRTILDQVAATAVRLRRLPVVEARSEAAAVLTELALSPAEIRRRPGQLSGGQLRRAALARALLARPDLLICDEIGTGLDPALAEVIYRTVDRYRRDSGASVLAIGHDLSDQLRHADRIALMDGGRIVEVRTVEDQGPGSPPMRELLTAARP
- a CDS encoding cation:proton antiporter yields the protein MHLDNLARLFLELGAVLFALGLLARLASRFGLSPIPLYLIAGLAFGYGGLLPISAPEGFFSTGAQIGVILLLLMIGLEYSADDLLSNLRTQAPSGLVDLLLNGLPGALFAVLMGWGVTEAVAMFGITAVSSSGIISKVLTDLGRLGNRETPAVLGVLVLEDLAMAVYLPILTALAASAGGLSALTSVLVALAVLGAVLFIAVRFGPVVTKLVVSRSNEVLLLRLVGLALLVAGAAEAVHVSAAVGAFLLGIALSSDVAERIHRILEPLRDIFAATFFVFFGLSTDPRQLPAVLLPAVALAVVGVATKLGTGWVAGRRAGVGVPGRIRAGADLVPRGEFSIIIAGLVGSAVVPELAPFTAAYVLILAVVGPLAPRLAEPVIRKYVKARRRAAEVSRAA
- a CDS encoding cation:proton antiporter regulatory subunit, encoding MEVEEVKLPGVGLRRDFACLNGKRVGVLSKKSGERQLIVYDDEDPDSVKVSVEMDAEEASVLAELLGAPRVIERLSRLREQIEGLATAGITIGPESPFVERTLGDAEIRTRTGVSIVAVVRRDGVELSPRPDYGFHAGDKVIVVGTDDGVKAADAILNPS
- a CDS encoding ROK family transcriptional regulator, whose product is MTQADTPESAAGDTSDQLPDPSVRAGWNQYDLGSFNESTIVEAIRQAGVISRTEIARQTGLTQQSVSRILRLLIQRGLVTEQGTERSNRLGKPRTPVRLRSTAAHAAGVLVDPELVTVVLADLEGDVTRHASRELPSDCGPDDLVGAIADLVTEIRRASTLENFLGVGLAVPGPITQDGGFGNLPLQPRWRNLPLRAQLAAELGCPVVVEKDGTAAAIGERWIGRSSLHDNMAYLYIGTGVGSGLIIQGEAHRGVSANAGEFGQLCAVAIGELDENGRPRLVRECNPALALPAIAAEHGYRGPDNYHDLCAAVGSGDTAAVEAAQQIAGVIARGATALVDLLDLPLVVIGGPLYEPELRPTIRGAVEHAVNSWPTAHDARQVRVTDSRLGSNAAAIGAASTIFHLAFTARPAGRGRS